In a genomic window of Diabrotica undecimpunctata isolate CICGRU chromosome 2, icDiaUnde3, whole genome shotgun sequence:
- the LOC140433766 gene encoding uncharacterized protein: protein MRNSCAQTANRSGCQQLREIWAKHSYGEQTKSRNSFNSTGSHPYELRSKKGHLSVDVKEIIVNVYKHELQENPALILSAVEKRVADKVGVSDSSVFKVIREYKTTHTLVAPKKCTTRKGKLESVDDFDKVAIRRIVHQFFFRNEIPTIDRVLQQVNDDPNLPDFKRTTFYKLLKKLQFKFEKRGRNSMLTDRDDLVIWRREFLRQIKDHRNGNRKIYYLDETWINAGHTKSKTWIDKSVTSSRQAFLDGLSTGLKNPSGKGKRLIICHIGSEDGFVVDALWSFESKKSGDYHEEMDGKGFESWFEKTLPKLEANSVIVMDNASYHSRKSEKIPTTSSRKADIQEWLHLKSIPFDDSLLKVQLLALVNQHKKQYDKYVIDEMAKSQNKIVLRLPPYHCELNPIELIWADIKNYVAAKNTTFKFADMKNLFDEALSTITPQKWKNCVQHVTQKVEPKMWELDNLVEARVDSIIINPDDDSTSSFSE from the exons ATGAGGAACAGTTGTGCACAAACGGCTAACAGATCAGGTTGCCAACAGCTGCGCGAAATATGGGCCAAACACAGCTACGGGGAACAG acaaaatctaggaattcctTCAATTCAACAGGCtctcatccatatgaattg AGATCTAAAAAAGGCCATTTAAGCGTAGACGttaaagaaataattgtaaacgTGTATAAGCACGAGTTACAAGAAAATCCGGCGTTAATATTGTCCGCTGTTGAGAAAAGAGTAGCCGATAAAGTTGGAGTATCGGATAGTTCTGTGTTTAAAGTTATTAGAGAATATAAAACTACACACACATTAGTTGCACCAAAAAAATGTACCACTCGTAAAGGCAAACTCGAATCTGTAGATGATTTTGACAAGGTAGCGATAAGAAGAATAGTGCATCAAttcttttttagaaatgaaattccCACGATAGATAGAGTTCTACAACAGGTCAACGACGACCCCAATCTACCTGATTTCAAACGTACTACGTTTTACAAGcttttgaaaaaacttcaattcaaatttgaaaaacgtgGCCGGAACAGTATGCTTACAGACAGAGATGACCTTGTAATCTGGAGAAGAGAATTTTTAAGGCAGATAAAAGATCATAGGAATGgcaatcgtaaaatatattatttagatgagacTTGGATTAACGCTGGTCATACTAAATCAAAAACATGGATTGATAAGTCAGTCACCTCGTCAAGACAAGCATTTTTGGATGGACTCTCGACAGGCCTGAAAAATCCAtcag GTAAAGGAAAGCGACTGATTATTTGTCACATAGGCAGCGAAGACGGATTTGTTGTTGACGCTCTATGGAGTTTTGAATCAAAGAAAAGTGGagattaccatgaggaaatggatGGAAAAGGTTTTGAGAGTTGGTTTGAAAAAACGTTACCCAAATTGGAAGCAAATTCTGtgattgtaatggacaatgcgtcGTATCATTCCAGAAAATCTGAAAAGATCCCCACCACATCTTCTAGAAAAGCGGATATCCAAGAATGGCTACATCTAAAAAGCATCCCCTTTGACGACTCACTTCTCAAAGTGCAACTTTTAGCACTTGTTAATCAACATAAAAAACAGTATGATAAATACGTCATCGACGAAATGgcgaaaagtcaaaataaaattgttttaagatTGCCACCATATCACTGTGAGTTGAATCCCATAGAACTGATATGGGCagatataaaaaattatgtagcagctaaaaatacaacttttaagtTTGCCGAcatgaaaaatttatttgatgaaGCTCTATCCACCATAACTCcgcaaaaatggaaaaattgtgTACAGCATGTTACCCAAAAGGTGGAACCAAAAATGTGGGAGTTAGATAATTTAGTAGAAGCCAGAGTAGATTCAATTATAATAAACCCTGACGATGATAGTACATCAAgtttctcagaataa